In one window of Deinococcus sonorensis KR-87 DNA:
- a CDS encoding phytanoyl-CoA dioxygenase family protein produces MTKEANATGRLTREDIQQYACDGYTLFRQPVFAPQRFERLKAIFEENLAEYGAANLDMPHTRDERLLEFLLAPEVLDLVEPLTGPNIGLWASHFISKEPRTGKATPWHEDSAYWMGRISDMAGICTVWLALDPVFPENGSMGVMPGTHTNGFSEYEKEGAEAHFAGFERRIRPEAIDETKAVFFTLEPNQASLHEARIVHGARANTSNVRRAGYTMRYFPTTARIIPEKNPGHRLWLARGVDLAGNTYQNARRAVRPDPD; encoded by the coding sequence ATGACGAAGGAAGCGAACGCGACAGGTCGACTGACGCGAGAGGACATCCAGCAGTACGCGTGCGACGGCTACACCCTCTTTCGCCAGCCGGTGTTCGCGCCACAGCGGTTCGAGCGGTTGAAGGCCATCTTCGAGGAGAACCTGGCCGAGTACGGCGCGGCGAACCTCGATATGCCCCACACCCGGGACGAACGTCTGCTCGAGTTCCTGCTCGCGCCGGAGGTGCTCGACCTGGTCGAACCGCTGACCGGACCGAACATCGGGCTGTGGGCCAGCCACTTCATCTCCAAGGAGCCGCGCACCGGGAAGGCGACGCCCTGGCACGAGGACAGCGCGTACTGGATGGGCCGCATTTCGGACATGGCGGGCATCTGCACCGTCTGGCTGGCGCTGGACCCGGTGTTCCCGGAGAACGGCTCGATGGGCGTGATGCCCGGCACCCACACGAACGGGTTTTCCGAGTACGAAAAGGAGGGCGCCGAGGCGCACTTCGCGGGCTTCGAACGGCGGATCAGGCCCGAAGCTATCGACGAAACGAAGGCGGTGTTCTTCACGCTGGAGCCCAACCAGGCGAGCCTACACGAGGCCCGCATCGTGCACGGCGCGCGGGCGAACACCTCCAACGTCCGCCGCGCGGGCTACACCATGCGGTATTTCCCCACCACGGCCCGGATCATCCCGGAGAAGAACCCCGGGCACCGATTGTGGCTGGCCCGCGGCGTGGACCTGGCGGGGAACACCTACCAGAACGCCCGAAGGGCCGTGAGGCCGGACCCCGACTGA
- a CDS encoding Ig-like domain-containing protein, whose product MNRHPIWNLSLLSLGLLASCTATPGPHETKSPGVRLVATPSTLTAPGPLALEATVDGETRVTQVDFYKNGQLYTADTAAPFTASEDFPATTPGGTFTYTATARDTAGQATTSAAVRVTVRPANTVPGEKGWITGHVRNSEGRPIPDVDVWADNQLLYDSNLSAVTDVNGAYRINIKAIPTTWRVTANANFSYKGQSIHVPLVPTNPADVAGPEGGVRDFVMRPQDITDSDPYGNLGIVSVTQPVGEYDIDESKVRLTLEPVGLLADGTTGTARTVKPIRSGSGWIVPNVMYGTYRVTATQDGRPLEIRKRASGAETPPWGPSYTGDFIYGWNSTRLILYVEVRD is encoded by the coding sequence ATGAACCGACACCCCATCTGGAACCTGTCGCTGCTGAGCCTGGGCCTGCTGGCCAGTTGCACCGCCACCCCTGGACCCCACGAGACGAAGTCCCCAGGCGTCCGCCTGGTCGCCACCCCCTCCACCCTGACGGCCCCAGGGCCCCTGGCCCTCGAGGCCACGGTCGATGGCGAGACGCGCGTCACCCAGGTCGACTTCTACAAGAATGGTCAGCTGTACACGGCCGACACCGCCGCTCCCTTCACCGCCTCCGAGGACTTCCCCGCGACCACGCCGGGCGGCACCTTCACCTACACGGCCACCGCCCGGGACACGGCCGGCCAGGCCACCACCAGTGCCGCGGTCCGCGTGACGGTCCGGCCGGCGAACACCGTCCCGGGGGAAAAGGGATGGATCACCGGCCACGTCCGCAACAGCGAAGGCCGCCCCATCCCGGACGTGGACGTCTGGGCGGACAACCAGTTGCTGTACGACAGCAACCTGAGCGCCGTCACGGACGTGAACGGCGCGTACCGGATCAACATCAAGGCCATTCCGACCACGTGGCGCGTGACGGCGAACGCGAACTTCAGCTACAAGGGCCAGAGCATTCACGTGCCGCTGGTCCCGACCAATCCGGCGGACGTCGCCGGCCCCGAAGGCGGCGTCCGTGACTTCGTGATGCGTCCCCAGGACATCACGGACAGCGACCCCTACGGGAACCTCGGCATCGTCAGTGTGACCCAGCCGGTCGGCGAGTACGACATTGACGAGTCGAAGGTGAGGCTGACGCTCGAACCGGTCGGGCTGCTGGCCGACGGAACGACCGGGACGGCCAGGACCGTGAAGCCCATCCGGTCCGGTTCCGGCTGGATCGTGCCCAACGTGATGTACGGCACCTACCGGGTGACCGCCACGCAGGACGGACGGCCCCTCGAGATCCGCAAGCGCGCCAGCGGCGCCGAAACGCCACCGTGGGGCCCGAGCTACACCGGGGACTTCATTTACGGCTGGAACTCCACACGGCTGATCCTGTACGTCGAAGTGCGCGATTGA
- a CDS encoding transposase, translating to MTLARRSPAGPRRSKLADDPWASLTPRLPLQRPFRHRRPQDHRRIRNGMLWMLGSGAPGRDLPEQDGTWHSVCVRFQRWTRLGLWPRPLHHLRRDAEPQGLLDGRRRPSLTVPSSALTPVHLVGGTVRHSAAPVVDSALSDTAEQQGTAGRSHSFCLAVGGTKRRTWKPCLTSVESSGSGTPARVLVPPCRSVTED from the coding sequence GTGACCCTCGCGCGGCGGTCGCCTGCAGGGCCGCGCCGATCCAAACTGGCCGATGACCCGTGGGCCAGCCTCACCCCACGCCTCCCGCTTCAACGCCCCTTCCGTCATCGCCGTCCACAGGACCACCGACGGATACGGAACGGCATGCTCTGGATGCTCGGTTCCGGCGCCCCCGGGCGAGACCTCCCTGAACAGGACGGCACGTGGCACAGCGTCTGCGTGCGTTTCCAACGCTGGACACGTCTGGGCCTCTGGCCGCGTCCCCTGCACCACCTGCGCCGCGATGCTGAGCCGCAGGGTCTGCTGGATGGGCGCAGACGTCCTTCGTTGACGGTACCGTCATCTGCGCTGACCCCGGTGCACTTGGTGGGCGGAACGGTCAGGCACTCGGCTGCTCCCGTGGTGGATTCCGCACTCAGCGACACGGCCGAACAGCAGGGAACGGCAGGCCGATCGCACTCGTTCTGTCTGGCGGTGGGTGGCACGAAGCGGCGGACCTGGAAGCCCTGCTTGACCTCGGTCGAGTCAAGCGGGAGCGGCACGCCCGCCCGCGTGCTCGTCCCGCCGTGCCGGTCGGTGACAGAGGATTGA
- a CDS encoding MFS transporter, producing the protein MIAFINLGVFVAVFNYLGFRLMDAPHHLSQGQLSALFTVYLFGVVLSPLGGAAADRFGRARVMLIGLITSALGVTLTLSMPLPGVVLGVALLTCGFFVTHAVASGWVGLAAPDHRGHASALYLLAYYLGSSVVGLAGGWFWTAGGWTWVAAFTAALLLLALGVARSLPSTA; encoded by the coding sequence GTGATCGCCTTCATCAACCTCGGGGTGTTTGTCGCGGTGTTCAACTACCTGGGGTTCCGCCTGATGGACGCGCCGCATCACCTGAGTCAGGGCCAGCTGAGCGCGCTGTTCACGGTGTACCTGTTCGGGGTGGTGCTCTCCCCGCTGGGCGGCGCGGCGGCCGACCGGTTCGGACGGGCCAGGGTGATGCTGATCGGCCTGATCACGTCCGCTCTGGGCGTGACGCTGACGCTGAGCATGCCGCTGCCGGGCGTGGTGCTCGGCGTCGCGCTGTTGACCTGCGGGTTCTTCGTGACGCACGCGGTGGCGAGCGGCTGGGTGGGGCTCGCCGCGCCGGACCACCGGGGACACGCGTCCGCGCTCTACCTGCTGGCGTACTACCTGGGCTCCAGCGTGGTCGGCCTCGCCGGCGGGTGGTTCTGGACGGCCGGCGGGTGGACGTGGGTGGCCGCGTTCACGGCGGCGCTGCTGCTGCTGGCCCTGGGGGTCGCCCGGAGCCTGCCGAGCACCGCATGA
- a CDS encoding PLP-dependent aminotransferase family protein: MANTGSVGRLVKALLQHIEQDGQPGEQLPTTRSLVERYAASPVTVQKALRELTTRGVIETRPGQGTFIAALPTPPRAARFEWQTLVLGERPDTLDAFGTLFAPPRPDVLPLGSGYLDATLQPLTALAGAMSRAARRPGAWDRLPAEGHEGLRTWFAAQLGPGFHTRDVLIVPGGQAALSTALRALTRSGQAVVVESPTHLGALAALRAAGLRAVPVPTDAGGLDPDRLHAALETSGARVVLYQPLHANPTGTTLARERHAAVLQVLARHQAYLVEDDAARDLTLEGAPTPPLALHDDAGHVLYIRSLTKSVAPGLRVAALVARGPVSARLRALRTADELFVPGPMQETALEWVSSPAREAHQTRLRTHLRSRRDALLAALATHLPAARVTRVPRGGLFAWLELPEGSDDVQLARAALDAGVQVNPGAAWFPAEAPGPFVRLSYAAANETTLQAGVQRLAEVWTLGQ, from the coding sequence ATGGCGAATACAGGTTCGGTCGGTCGGCTGGTCAAGGCCCTGCTCCAGCACATCGAGCAGGACGGGCAGCCGGGTGAGCAGCTCCCCACCACGCGCAGTCTGGTAGAGCGGTACGCCGCGAGCCCGGTCACGGTGCAGAAGGCCCTGCGCGAACTCACGACCCGCGGCGTCATCGAGACGCGCCCCGGGCAGGGGACCTTCATCGCCGCCCTGCCCACCCCACCGCGCGCCGCGCGCTTCGAGTGGCAGACGCTGGTGCTCGGCGAGCGCCCCGACACGCTGGACGCCTTCGGCACGCTGTTCGCCCCGCCGCGCCCGGACGTGCTGCCGCTCGGAAGCGGCTACCTCGACGCGACGCTGCAGCCGCTCACCGCGCTGGCCGGGGCCATGTCCCGCGCCGCCCGGCGGCCCGGCGCGTGGGATCGCCTGCCGGCCGAGGGGCACGAGGGTCTGCGCACCTGGTTCGCCGCGCAACTCGGGCCCGGGTTCCACACCCGCGACGTGCTGATCGTGCCGGGCGGTCAGGCGGCCCTGTCCACCGCGCTGCGCGCCCTGACCCGCAGCGGCCAGGCGGTGGTGGTCGAGTCCCCCACCCACCTGGGCGCCCTCGCCGCGCTCCGCGCGGCGGGACTGCGCGCCGTTCCGGTGCCGACCGACGCCGGCGGGCTCGACCCGGACCGGCTGCACGCGGCCCTCGAGACCAGCGGCGCCCGGGTGGTGCTTTACCAGCCGCTGCACGCCAACCCCACCGGAACCACACTCGCGCGCGAACGCCACGCCGCGGTGCTGCAGGTGCTCGCCCGTCACCAGGCCTACCTGGTGGAGGATGACGCCGCGCGCGACCTCACCCTGGAGGGCGCCCCCACCCCACCGCTCGCCCTGCACGACGACGCGGGGCACGTGCTGTACATCCGCTCGCTCACCAAGTCCGTCGCCCCGGGCCTGCGCGTCGCGGCCCTGGTCGCGCGTGGACCCGTCAGTGCACGCTTGCGCGCCCTCCGAACCGCAGATGAGCTGTTCGTACCCGGCCCGATGCAGGAAACAGCGCTGGAATGGGTGAGCAGCCCCGCGCGAGAAGCGCATCAAACCAGACTCCGCACGCACCTCCGGTCGCGGCGTGACGCCCTGCTCGCCGCCCTCGCCACCCACCTCCCGGCCGCCCGCGTCACCCGCGTGCCACGCGGCGGGCTGTTCGCCTGGCTGGAACTGCCGGAGGGAAGCGACGACGTTCAGCTGGCCCGCGCGGCGCTGGACGCAGGCGTTCAGGTCAATCCGGGCGCCGCCTGGTTTCCTGCCGAGGCGCCCGGCCCGTTCGTGCGCCTGAGTTACGCGGCGGCCAACGAGACCACGCTGCAGGCGGGCGTGCAGCGCCTGGCGGAGGTGTGGACCCTCGGCCAGTGA
- a CDS encoding aspartate/glutamate racemase family protein codes for MKTIGLIGGLSWESSLVYYRIVNETVRDRLGGTHSARSVMYTVDFEQIERHQHAGEWPQAAAILQDAARRLERAGADCLIICSNTMHRVADDIQASVRIPLLHIADPTAERIRAAGMTRVGLLGTAFTMQQAFYTRRLQDRHGLDVLVPDAEDQQTVHRVIYEELIQGRVEPTSKVQYVRIMQALAERGAEGIILGCTEIMLLVGADDSPVPVFDTTTLHARAAVDWALGDARTTHHPG; via the coding sequence ATGAAGACCATCGGCCTGATCGGCGGTCTCTCCTGGGAGTCGAGCCTCGTGTACTACAGGATCGTGAACGAAACGGTCCGCGACCGACTGGGCGGAACGCACTCCGCGCGCAGCGTGATGTACACCGTCGATTTCGAGCAGATCGAGCGGCACCAGCATGCCGGTGAGTGGCCCCAGGCGGCCGCGATCCTGCAGGACGCCGCCCGGCGTCTCGAACGCGCCGGAGCGGACTGCCTCATCATCTGCTCGAACACCATGCACCGGGTGGCCGACGACATCCAGGCGAGCGTCCGCATCCCACTGCTGCACATCGCCGACCCCACGGCCGAGCGCATCCGGGCGGCGGGCATGACCCGCGTGGGCCTGCTCGGCACGGCGTTCACCATGCAGCAGGCCTTCTACACGCGCCGCCTGCAGGACCGCCACGGCCTGGACGTCCTCGTGCCGGACGCCGAAGACCAGCAGACCGTTCACCGCGTGATCTACGAAGAACTCATTCAGGGCCGCGTCGAGCCCACCTCGAAAGTGCAGTACGTGCGCATCATGCAGGCACTGGCCGAGCGGGGCGCCGAGGGCATCATCCTGGGCTGCACTGAAATCATGTTGCTGGTGGGCGCCGACGACAGCCCCGTGCCGGTGTTCGACACCACCACCCTGCACGCCCGAGCGGCGGTCGACTGGGCGCTCGGCGACGCGCGGACAACGCACCATCCCGGCTGA
- a CDS encoding MFS transporter: MPPTRTHPPEATSPQVQGPVTAVQQGSRAYTRVSAAFFLVGFASFSLIYCVQPLLGAFTLAFHVTPAQSALALSLTTGCLAAAILLMGALGERLNRRNVMFTAMCGAALLTLAAAMAPSWPLLLGARAATGLVLGGVPAIAMAALADVIDARHLGRAMGMYVGGTAFGGMMGRVSVGVLTEFTSWSTALGVLAGVALLAAFGFRLMLPAIAHARPAAAPGLPRRAASRRTCASGPATCGTARSRACS; this comes from the coding sequence ATGCCGCCGACCCGCACCCATCCGCCTGAGGCGACCTCCCCTCAGGTCCAGGGGCCAGTCACGGCCGTTCAGCAGGGCAGCCGCGCCTACACCCGGGTGAGTGCCGCGTTCTTCCTGGTCGGCTTCGCGTCGTTCTCGCTGATCTACTGCGTTCAGCCGCTGCTCGGGGCATTCACGCTGGCGTTCCATGTGACGCCGGCGCAGAGCGCGCTCGCGTTGTCGCTCACGACCGGCTGCCTCGCCGCGGCGATCCTGCTGATGGGGGCCCTCGGCGAGCGCCTGAACCGGCGGAACGTGATGTTCACGGCGATGTGCGGCGCGGCGCTGCTGACGCTCGCGGCGGCCATGGCGCCGTCCTGGCCCCTGCTGCTGGGCGCGCGCGCCGCCACCGGCCTGGTGCTGGGCGGCGTGCCCGCCATCGCCATGGCTGCCCTCGCGGACGTGATCGACGCCCGCCACCTGGGGCGGGCGATGGGCATGTACGTGGGCGGCACCGCGTTCGGCGGCATGATGGGCCGCGTCAGCGTCGGGGTGCTGACGGAATTCACCAGCTGGAGCACCGCGCTGGGCGTGCTGGCGGGCGTGGCGCTGCTGGCGGCGTTCGGCTTCCGCCTGATGCTGCCGGCCATCGCCCACGCCCGGCCTGCCGCGGCGCCCGGCCTGCCGCGGCGCGCGGCCTCACGACGCACCTGCGCATCTGGTCCAGCCACCTGCGGCACGGCACGCTCGCGCGCCTGTTCGTGA
- a CDS encoding antibiotic biosynthesis monooxygenase gives MTYIWATVHIEDLQKFIAVFSTAGAAARRKHGSRSCQLFTLPEADGQVRVLFSWESRAAFERFLNDTSTRATMQSSGTLGRPEFLFLDALAVLPG, from the coding sequence ATGACCTACATCTGGGCCACCGTTCACATTGAGGACCTTCAGAAGTTCATCGCCGTGTTTTCAACCGCAGGCGCCGCCGCCCGCCGGAAGCACGGCAGCCGGAGCTGCCAGCTGTTCACGCTGCCGGAGGCGGACGGGCAGGTTCGCGTGCTGTTCAGCTGGGAGAGCAGAGCCGCATTCGAGCGCTTCCTGAACGACACTTCCACGAGGGCCACCATGCAGTCGAGCGGCACGCTGGGCCGGCCAGAGTTCCTGTTCCTCGACGCGTTGGCCGTGCTGCCTGGATAA
- a CDS encoding helix-turn-helix transcriptional regulator: MTAPQLRFERVAPGRAFHAAVVQVRGGQGVTAHRHDFWELFVVREGQGRHLVGGEDLPLGPGSLVLVRPEDQHRIETRPDGHLQFVNVAVPDRAWREIAAWTGLQGTLQEWSATALPPTVTVAAERRGECVEAFRLALRAYGQSPDRLALCRFLGAVLPLLCPAPPPSAAVGPPWLAPALALLRDPEHLRAGVPRLLAHAGVSATHLARVVRDVHGVTPTQLVNGRRLTRAADLLMTTPAEVIEVAALCGFENLSHFYRLFKQRYGTPPGTFRLEARSAVAPYRSGREEVDEA; the protein is encoded by the coding sequence ATGACCGCGCCCCAACTTCGGTTCGAACGGGTCGCGCCCGGACGGGCCTTTCATGCGGCGGTCGTCCAGGTCCGCGGAGGCCAGGGGGTGACGGCGCACCGGCATGACTTCTGGGAACTCTTCGTGGTCCGTGAGGGCCAGGGCCGCCACCTGGTGGGCGGCGAGGACCTCCCGCTGGGCCCGGGCAGCCTGGTGCTGGTGCGTCCGGAGGATCAGCACCGCATCGAGACGCGGCCGGACGGTCACCTTCAGTTCGTGAATGTGGCGGTTCCCGACCGTGCGTGGCGGGAGATTGCCGCCTGGACCGGACTGCAGGGGACGCTGCAGGAGTGGTCGGCCACGGCCCTTCCACCGACTGTGACCGTGGCCGCGGAGCGGCGTGGCGAGTGCGTGGAGGCCTTTCGTCTGGCGCTGCGGGCGTATGGGCAGTCGCCGGACCGGCTCGCGCTGTGCCGGTTCCTCGGGGCGGTGCTGCCGCTGCTGTGCCCAGCACCGCCTCCGAGCGCGGCGGTTGGGCCACCGTGGCTGGCGCCCGCGCTGGCGCTGCTGCGCGACCCGGAGCACCTGCGCGCCGGGGTGCCGCGCCTGCTTGCGCACGCCGGGGTGAGCGCCACGCATCTGGCGCGGGTCGTGCGGGACGTGCACGGCGTGACCCCCACGCAGCTGGTGAACGGGCGGCGGCTCACGCGGGCGGCGGACCTGCTGATGACCACGCCCGCCGAGGTGATCGAGGTCGCGGCCCTGTGCGGCTTCGAGAACCTGTCGCACTTCTACCGGCTGTTCAAGCAGCGCTACGGCACACCGCCGGGCACCTTCCGCCTCGAAGCGCGCTCGGCCGTCGCCCCCTACCGTTCGGGCCGCGAGGAGGTGGACGAGGCGTGA